A genome region from Kogia breviceps isolate mKogBre1 chromosome 13, mKogBre1 haplotype 1, whole genome shotgun sequence includes the following:
- the NHSL1 gene encoding NHS-like protein 1 isoform X5 translates to MRQQAQTVQADVVPINITASRGTGQDDVRGRSLDTPDHYCTLGRLDSYRSAGQRSETRDSSCQTEEVKIVPPSMRRIRAQKGQGIAAQMSHFPGSSGNMSVLSDSVGVVFPSRLNSDAGFHSLPRSGARTNVQSLEPRLGALHPAEDADETLAYQRGHLQVDEDFGHLGAAPGTGTLLRAKSQEPGPLEGENVTNPVCVVSPHATYSTSVIPNATLSSSSEVIVIHTAQSLGQLDSKITSSSSYTKIKSRDHFLSRQKDGHHSPRGNWTEGHSTIFSQASDPHSSSAATLLSLCDPPVSLNTPANRENGSQAMAYNCRNNLSFPVHPQDLNSKSGSSHSGGRGHGGSAEPWEYSASGSGRASPRKPHLATPGYPTPVSSMRGGSLDQTSNKGDARAVYPEDHDGCYTPLHANSGHGPGNVCNSSDGFGNPRHSAVNIFDGRARQNQGNRSNCQDKNLSRNISLKKAKKPPLPPSRTDSLRRIPKKSGQSNGQVLNESLIASLQHSLQLKLPGKGGSSPSQSPCSDFEEPWLPRSRSQSTVSAGSSLTSATTPNVYALSGVTPAQSDTSSVKSEYTDPWGYYIDYTGVQEDPGNPGGAGPAGSAASPGNGPGRRLPEGSRAAVAPVPDGTVKPKITSPEKSHRVTSPSSGYSSQSNTPTTLTPVPVFLKSVSPANGRGKPKPKVPERKSSLVSSVSISSSSTSLSSNTSTEGSGTMKRLDSVLATPLVAPPLPPLPSPCPSDKSPFLPPPPPPADFPEGSPLPGSPVFPAPPPEVLNPFCPPTDTFFPPPPTALSPLLLHSPASLPPLPPALPPSVPPPAPPLDPKLMKDARPSFKTAGQPEPSREACRQPSTKEEGGRPPMPLITTEALQMVQLRPVRKNSGTEVALLREHASQEKRTPVVPQYHLKPSALLKARNSINEMESESQPASETSSLPTPAKSSTQGHQDSVAECDLPGRAGGAEAGPGPAPPHDPPSPSPSRKPPPVSKKPKLFLVVPPPQRDFTAEPAENVSKPSPSPTRGEARERCAAGAGSDETDSGSSVLAGGAARSESPGRVEANVPMVQPDASPAPLREEPGAESSADARDNVESCLSLQDPGPGVPEADTAGSSSEACDFCKEDESDEVMTPSRPRTTEDLFAAIHRSKRKVLGRRDSDDDHSRNHSPSPPVTPTGAAPSLASQKQVGSIQRSIRKSSTSSDNFKALLLKKGSRSDTSARMSAAEMLKNTDPRFQRSRSEPSPDTPESPSSCSPSKNRRAQEEWAKNEGSMPRSLSFSGPRYGRSRTPPSAASSRYSVRNRIQSSPMTVISEGEGEATEPVDGRALRALGAARGRSLETLAGDGVGEGRLLCAGQPAASQGAQAPGAMEGRPGAEGTDPSEQRGGPQREES, encoded by the exons CTTCGAGGGGCACTGGCCAAGATGATGTCCGTGGCCGCTCATTGGACACCCCAGACCACTACTGTACGCTCGGAAGGCTCGACAGCTATCGATCTGCTGGGCAGCGCTCAGAAACCAGGGATTCCAGCTGTCAGACTGAGGAAGTGAAAATCGTACCACCTTCGATGAGAAGAATCAGGGCGCAGAAGGGGCAAGGCATTGCTGCCCAGATGAGTCACTTCCCAGGCTCCTCTGGGAACATGTCTGTGCTGAGCGACTCTGTGGGTGTCGTGTTCCCTTCTCGCCTCAACAGTGATGCTGGTTTCCACAGTCTCCCCCGGTCTGGAGCGAGGACAAACGTTCAGTCCCTGGAGCCACGGCTGGGTGCCCTGCACCCTGCAGAAGACGCAGACGAAACTCTCGCCTACCAGAGGGGTCACCTGCAAGTAGACGAAGACTTCGGACATCTAGGAGCTGCCCCAGGGACTGGAACGCTTTTGAGGGCCAAGTCCCAGGAGCCGGGCCCCTTGGAGGGTGAAAACGTAACAAACCCGGTGTGCGTAGTCTCTCCTCACGCGACCTACTCCACCAGTGTCATCCCAAATGccaccctctcctcctcttcagaGGTTATTGTGATTCACACTGCTCAGAGCTTAGGGCAGCTGGACAGCAAAATTACCAGCTCATCTTCATACACAAAGATCAAATCCAGAGACCACTTCCTCTCCAGGCAGAAGGACGGTCATCATTCTCCCCGTGGTAACTGGACTGAGGGCCACTCCACCATCTTTTCACAGGCCTCAGATCCTCATTCGTCCAGTGCAGCCACTCTGCTGTCCCTCTGTGATCCTCCGGTCTCTCTAAATACGCCCGCAAATCGGGAGAATGGGTCCCAGGCCATGGCCTACAATTGCAGAAACAACCTGAGCTTCCCGGTCCACCCCCAGGATCTGAACAGCAAGAGTGGGTCCAGTCATTcaggaggcaggggacacggcGGCAGCGCGGAGCCCTGGGAGTACAGCGCCTCGGGTAGTGGGCGTGCGTCCCCACGGAAGCCACATTTGGCAACTCCTGGTTACCCCACTCCTGTAAGTAGCATGAGGGGTGGCAGTTTGGACCAGACGTCCAACAAAGGTGATGCCAGGGCCGTGTATCCAGAGGACCACGATGGCTGCTACACTCCTCTGCACGCCAACTCTGGACACGGACCTGGGAACGTGTGCAACAGCAGCGATGGCTTTGGGAACCCGAGGCACAGCGCGGTCAACATTTTTGATGGAAGAGCGCGGCAGAACCAAGGGAACCGGTCCAATTGCCAAGACAAAAACCTTTCTCGAAACATCTCTCTGAAGAAAGCGAAGAAGCCTCCCCTGCCACCCTCTCGGACAGACTCTCTGCGCAGGATTCCCAAGAAGAGCGGCCAGTCGAACGGGCAGGTGCTGAACGAGAGCCTGATCGCCTCGCTCCAGCACTCGCTGCAGCTGAAACTCCCGGGCAAGGGCGGTAGCTCGCCCTCCCAGAGCCCGTGCAGTGACTTCGAGGAGCCCTGGCTGCCTCGCTCCCGCAGCCAGAGCACAGTGAGTGCAGGCAGCAGCCTGACCTCCGCCACCACCCCCAACGTCTACGCCCTGTCCGGGGTCACACCGGCACAGAGCGACACGAGCAGCGTCAAGTCCGAGTACACAGACCCGTGGGGTTACTACATTGACTACACGGGCGTGCAGGAGGACCCGGGGAacccgggcggggcggggccagcCGGCAGCGCCGCGTCGCCCGGAAACGGGCCAGGCCGCCGTCTCCCGGAGGGGTCCAGGGCCGCGGTAGCCCCGGTGCCTGATGGCACAGTCAAACCAAAGATCACATCGCCGGAGAAGTCACACAGGGTCACTTCTCCATCCAGTGGCTATTCCAGCCAGTCGAACACGCCCACAACTCTCACCCCTGTGCCTGTGTTTTTAAAGTCAGTGTCACCAGCCAATGGGAGGGGGAAGCCCAAGCCCAAGGTGCCAGAAAGGAAGTCCTCTCTGGTATCTTCAGTATCCATCTCCTCCTCGTCCACGTCTCTCTCCTCCAACACTTCTACGGAAGGAAGTGGAACCATGAAGAGGCTAGATTCGGTGCTGGCGACTCCCCTTGttgctcctcctctcccccccctcccctctccttgtcCCAGTGACaagtctcctttcctccctcccccccctccaccGGCCGATTTCCCCGAGGGCTCGCCTCTGCCCGGCTCTCCCGTCTTCCCCGCTCCACCACCAGAAGTTCTCAATCCCTTCTGTCCCCCCACCGACACCTTCTTTCCTCCGCCACCTACAGCACTTAGCCCCCTTCTTCTGCACTCACCTGCCTCCCTGCCACCTCTACCACCTGCCTTACCCCCCTCGGTGCCCCCGCCTGCCCCACCGCTTGACCCCAAGTTGATGAAAGATGCCAGGCCTTCTTTCAAAACAGCTGGCCAGCCAGAGCCCTCCCGGGAGGCCTGCAGGCAGCCTTCCACCAAGGAGGAGGGTGGTAGACCCCCCATGCCCCTGATCACCACGGAGGCGTTGCAGATGGTGCAGTTGCGGCCGGTGAGGAAGAACTCAGGAACCGAGGTAGCACTGTTACGTGAACATGCATCTCAGGAAAAACGAACTCCGGTTGTTCCCCAGTATCATTTAAAGCCATCTGCTCTCCTGAAAGCCCGAAATAGcataaatgaaatggagagtGAAAGCCAGCCTGCCTCCGAGACAAGCTCGCTCCCGACTCCTGCCAAGAGCTCGACTCAGGGTCACCAGGACAGTGTAGCCGAGTGTGACCTCCCGGGCCGCGCCGGCGGCGCGGAGGCCGGGCCCGGGCCCGCCCCACCCCATGACCCCCCCAGCCCGTCGCCCAGCAGGAAGCCCCCCCCTGTTTCCAAGAAGCCCAAACTGTTCCTGGTGGTGCCACCTCCGCAGAGAGATTTCACAGCGGAGCCCGCAGAGAACGTGAGCAAACCGTCGCCCAGCCCCACGAGAGGAGAGGCACGAGAGAGGTGTGCAGCCGGGGCTGGTTCCGATGAGACCGACTCTGGCAGCTCGGTTCTTGCGGGAGGAGCTGCAAGATCTGAGTCCCCGGGCAGAGTGGAAGCCAATGTCCCCATGGTGCAGCCCGATGCCTCGCCAGCCCCCTTGCGGGAGGAGCCGGGCGCCGAGAGCAGTGCGGACGCCCGGGACAACGTGGAGAGCTGTTTGTCTCTGCAGGACCCAGGGC CTGGGGTACCGGAGGCTGACACAGCCGGTTCTTCCTCAGAGGCCTGTGACTTCTGTAAGGAAGACGAGAGTGATGAGGTGATGACCCCCAGTAGACCCCGGACCACGGAAGACCTTTTTGCAGCTATTCACAG GTCTAAGAGGAAAGTCCTTGGCCGTAGAGATTCCGATGATGACCACTCGCGAAACCATTCTCCCTCCCCGCCAGTGACACCCACCGGTGCTgcccccagcctggcctcccaGAAGCAAGTGGGATCGATTCAGAGAAGCATCCGGAAGAGCAGCACCAGCAGTGACAACTTCAAAGCTCTGCTGCTGAAAAAAGGGAGTCGGTCAGACACCAGTGCCCGCATGTCCGCAGCCGAGATGCTCAAGAACACGGACCCCAGGTTCCAGAGGTCAAGGTCAGAGCCTTCACCAGACACCCCCGAGAGCCCATCAAGCTGCTCCCCAAGCAAGAACAGAAGGGCCCAGGAGGAGTGGGCCAAGAACGAAGGCTCGATGCCTCGGAGCCTGTCCTTTTCTGGCCCCAGGTACGGCCGCAGCCGAACTCCGCCTTCTGCCGCCAGCAGCCGGTACAGCGTGCGGAACCGGATCCAGAGCAGCCCCATGACCGTCATCTCAGAGGGCGAAGGGGAAGCCACGGAGCCCGTAGACGGCAGGGCTCTCCGGGCCCTGGGCGCTGCGAGGGGACGTTCGCTGGAAACACTGGCGGGGGATGGCGTGGGTGAGGGCCGCCTGCTCTGTGCAGGGCAGCCCGCTGCCTCGCAGGGGGCGCAGGCTCCCGGCGCcatggaggggcggcccggcgcAGAGGGCACGGATCCATCAGAACAGCGCGGAGGTCCCCAGAGGGAAGAGAGTTAA